A window of the Dyadobacter pollutisoli genome harbors these coding sequences:
- a CDS encoding carboxypeptidase-like regulatory domain-containing protein, with product MAKNEKSAPDKSVSGKVLSAEDSSPVPGVTVVLKGTTTGTTTDVDGKYQINVPGNNSVLVFSAVGYLTQEKVVGTSSVLDVSLASDQKTLDEVVVVGYGTQKKKGPYRRRFSD from the coding sequence TTGGCCAAAAACGAAAAATCCGCCCCCGACAAATCTGTTAGCGGCAAAGTTCTGTCTGCTGAGGACAGCTCCCCTGTACCCGGCGTAACTGTTGTTTTGAAAGGAACAACAACGGGAACCACCACCGATGTAGACGGAAAGTATCAGATCAATGTCCCTGGAAACAATTCAGTGCTCGTGTTTTCCGCCGTCGGGTATCTGACCCAGGAAAAGGTAGTCGGGACCAGCAGTGTGTTAGACGTTTCGCTGGCATCCGATCAAAAAACATTGGACGAAGTAGTCGTAGTTGGGTATGGTACCCAGAAAAAAAAGGGACCTTACCGGCGCCGTTTCTCAGATTAA
- a CDS encoding RagB/SusD family nutrient uptake outer membrane protein, whose translation MKIGKIKKSVLICSLAALMMTGQACKDVLDEEVISGIGNDYMNSAKGFEDGVKAAYSSLRFYYGTQQGLTLSEYGTDIYATGADGGYKGFHFYDGQLNPTVDYLATTWDELYKGINTCNAVIERAPNVVGISDAVKKLRIAEAKFLRAHYYYILHQQYGGVDLRMSETLVPTKETTRATDAEMYTAIIKDLNEAIADLEVKAQSSDYGRATKPAAETLLAKVYLAKAYSSVKAADDFSKAAELCSNVATKYNFKLLDDFASVFDENNQLNSEVVFAVQYTSDPLTNGSGNSLHLYFGMQYDVQPGMKRDTYWGRPFKRLRPTEYLIKTIFADRVNDSRYKKTFRDTWLSNNPGTYNAASFDDSKTKVTFAAGDTAIFIPGYEMTSAERAQKKYQVLVPSKYSEALFPTLQKFFDTKRPDLTYEAGSRDYFAFRLADVYLMLAEALIQSGNQTEAAAALNMVRYRAGWPGKKDAMMLAAKDVTMESIIEERARELAGEQTRWLDLKRWGLLVERVKKYNPQAANIQAFHALRPIPQTQIDRSAKTTDGKSVFPQNPGY comes from the coding sequence ATGAAAATTGGGAAAATAAAAAAATCCGTATTGATATGCAGCCTGGCAGCCTTAATGATGACGGGCCAGGCATGTAAGGATGTTCTTGATGAAGAGGTTATCTCTGGAATCGGGAACGACTATATGAACAGCGCCAAAGGATTTGAAGATGGGGTAAAGGCGGCGTATTCATCCTTGAGGTTTTACTATGGTACGCAGCAGGGGCTTACACTCAGCGAGTATGGAACAGATATCTATGCAACAGGTGCGGATGGTGGTTATAAAGGGTTTCACTTTTACGATGGCCAGCTAAACCCGACGGTCGATTACCTCGCTACTACTTGGGATGAGCTTTACAAGGGCATTAACACCTGTAATGCAGTGATTGAGCGTGCCCCCAATGTGGTCGGTATTTCCGACGCCGTAAAAAAGCTTAGAATCGCGGAAGCCAAATTTCTTCGGGCGCATTATTATTACATTTTACATCAGCAATATGGTGGTGTGGATTTGCGTATGTCGGAAACATTGGTTCCTACGAAGGAGACAACAAGGGCCACTGATGCTGAAATGTATACGGCGATCATCAAAGATTTGAATGAAGCCATAGCGGATTTGGAAGTAAAAGCGCAATCTTCTGACTACGGACGTGCAACTAAGCCCGCCGCTGAGACACTTTTGGCCAAGGTATACCTAGCCAAAGCTTATTCAAGTGTAAAGGCGGCCGATGATTTTTCAAAAGCAGCTGAATTATGCTCAAATGTAGCAACCAAGTATAATTTCAAATTGCTGGATGATTTCGCCAGCGTTTTTGATGAAAATAATCAGTTAAACAGCGAGGTTGTTTTTGCCGTCCAATACACAAGTGATCCGTTGACTAATGGTAGCGGGAATAGCCTTCACCTGTATTTTGGGATGCAATATGACGTCCAGCCGGGAATGAAACGGGATACTTACTGGGGGCGTCCTTTCAAACGACTCAGACCTACTGAATACCTGATTAAGACTATTTTTGCTGACCGGGTCAACGATTCTCGTTATAAAAAGACGTTCAGGGATACCTGGCTTTCAAACAATCCGGGTACTTACAATGCAGCTTCTTTTGATGATTCAAAAACGAAGGTGACTTTTGCTGCCGGAGATACAGCGATCTTTATTCCAGGCTACGAAATGACGTCTGCTGAACGGGCGCAGAAGAAGTATCAGGTACTTGTACCAAGCAAATATTCCGAAGCTTTGTTTCCAACATTACAGAAGTTTTTTGATACAAAACGTCCGGATTTGACCTATGAAGCGGGTAGTCGCGACTATTTTGCCTTCCGTTTGGCAGATGTTTATCTTATGCTTGCCGAAGCCCTGATACAAAGTGGCAACCAAACTGAAGCAGCAGCTGCATTGAATATGGTAAGATACCGTGCCGGATGGCCGGGTAAAAAGGACGCAATGATGCTTGCTGCAAAAGATGTGACTATGGAGTCAATTATTGAAGAACGTGCGAGAGAATTGGCAGGTGAGCAAACCCGCTGGTTGGATTTGAAACGTTGGGGGCTTTTGGTAGAACGTGTAAAAAAATACAATCCACAGGCTGCTAACATTCAGGCGTTCCATGCACTGCGTCCGATACCACAGACGCAGATTGACAGAAGCGCGAAAACCACGGATGGAAAATCAGTGTTCCCACAAAACCCAGGGTATTAA